CGTTCATCAACTCTTTTGAGAAAATATCCGTACATTATTGAAGCAGCATACAGCTTTCCAAGTTTGATTTTGCTCATCTGAACAACTGTATCAAGGGGTCCCACAAGTCGCTctccaagtacaagagataagtGGCTCTGTATCATCTCAAAAGCTTCTGGGGAATGAACAGATTCAAGTTTGTGTTCCTGGTTAGGCCAAGAATCCAGTAGCGCTATAGATTCTGAGGTTTCTGATATCTTAGGGATCATCAGAATGTCCTTGTCCATAAATTTCTGTATAATTAAGCAGTATATTATCTCTTCCAGTGCCTTACGCCTTTCTTTCTCTCTGACTTCAGCAATTCTcctaaaatacacaattttAGTTAAATCAGTTACAACATATTACCAGCGGGTGAACAATTTGGCAGGCAACTGGGGTAAATTATTTACCcccaacccccaaaaaaaaggataCAATGATGCAAGCCAATACACCTGTAAAagaaattgattatttttatagatCTTTATAGCCTTTTGTGCACTATTGCCAGTGGTTGATGCAAGAATTAACTCTAAAAATGGGGGCTTGTGTTtggaaaacaaaagaataaaacaaagcAATAGGAACTACAAATAAGCACTGAGAGTTGCTTGAAATCAACACCAAGCAGGAAAACCTAGGAATTAGTACCTAAGTTGCTAGGAATTAGCAACCAATATTGGGAAATTCcaacataaaattttattcatcaatCATGTCTCCCACAATGTTTTTCCAGAGCACTAAGTAGAGCTTCAAGGGTTACAACAAATAAGAGGAAAGAAACAAtggaatcaaaataaaattcaaatgaaacaaaatcaaTCAGCGTTAATTCTTGCTCGGCTCTCTACATCATTCTCTTTTGGTTGGAGAAAACTCGATCTTgagtttttagagtttttaaGGAGAACTTGATACTTGCAACAACTCTTGATGCACTTTTGACAGCACTGAGAACAAAGAATCCTTCTATTCTACCATATAATTGAATTAGTTTGAAATGATAAGCATGTATTTAGAttagcttttttcttttaacttattAGCttatttacaacttttttaaaGCCTTGTTTTTTCTAGGTACAACTCTACTTATACCCTCTTTCAGCAAATAAGCAAAATGCTATCAAGGTGGAGTCAAGTGTTACAAATGAAATAGCCTTATCTTGAACCATAAGAAACATCATTGTACCAAGCCTTTCAACTTCAGGCACCATGAGAATTGATGAGTAGCAGATGCAACaaactcattttcatttttttacaatatgAGCACCCTAATTCTTTGCAATCTCATTTAACTTCCTCTCTGTCAAGTAGTGACTCTCCAATAGATTGTATTAGATCCACCACACATAGTTCAAGCTGTGTTAATTCTAAAATTGCCGCCACTTGCATTTCTTTTTCAACACTAGGTTATGGTAGTACTTCGTGTTCCTAATCACCAAGATCTCATTGAAGGATTGAAGGATTAGGAAGCTCACAAGTAACACTTGCTTCAAATCTATAATCACCTTATGGAGCACAGAGAaatgaaaaaccttgaattccaCCACATCAAAGTCATTTGAAATCACAAAATCGAGTGTGGAATCAGCATAATCTCATCTAGAACCATAAGAAGCGTTGTGGTTTCAACTTCTTCAACTTCACCAAGATGTAGATCTTCAAGCACTATGGAAGGTTGATCAGAAGCACAATCAACAAATTCAACTTTCACATCATGTGCACACTCTAACATAATACTCTCTTGAGAAACCATCTCTTCACCTTGCTGCTCTTCAAAAGGTTCGTTTCCTTGTACACATGTTAGACCAACACTTGTTGGGGCTTGTGCATCTCTATCGACATTAGGCTCTAGTGTTACTTGAATGTTTCTCCACTACCAATATCCCATCATCAATGTTGTCTTCTATGGGGGCAGCAATAATTTCATTGTGATCTGTCATCCTTGGTTTCCCAATTGATTCAGTTTAAGTATTCACTTGCTTCACTTGTTGGGCAAAGTCTAGGACacttttcattagtttttcaAATAATTCCTTTAATTCTTTGAAGTCTTCCTTCAATTCCTTGAAGTTTTGACGAAAGGTAGATTGTCCAAGAGTGCATTGCGGACATGAAAGCATGCAATTAGCTGGCTATTCCATTTCCTCGTACCGTTACTTTGATCTTGAAAATTACCACACTAAGATTGGGGTAGATACTTAGCTCAAAAGTATGGTGACAAATATTCatcacaaaaattttctttcatatcttcCCATGCAGTAATGAGAGATTTATACTTTATATAGCGCATATATTCGAGATCCTAATAGAAAATTTGTGCTCCATCTCTTAACTTCAACTTTGCATACCTAACTTTTATGTTATCCGCAAAATTTGCTTGTTTAGAGAATCACTCCATCCCATTAATCTAGTTGACATAATCCCATGAATTATTTTTACAACCAACAAAATAAGGTGTTTTTGATATTACCATTGCTCAATGAACAAGAATCTTGACTGCTTAACGTGATGTTGAAAGTTGAAGAACACTACACAGGTTGGCTTCTACCTTCTAGGTTTAATCAGCTAATCTgacttcttttttggaaatagggTTAATGGGCTGACCAGGTGGGACTAGGCTTggctttctcttcttcttttgcaaATTCAGTTGGGTcaggtttttttaaaataaactaagtTGGTTTACAagtttgggatttttttttttttgggacctTGTTAGGAAATGATGGGTTAAAGTtttactcaaaagaaaaaataaactatgTTTGGGTCACACTAGATCAGGTAGTGTGGCCGTGGGGTTGGGGCCTTGGGTGCACTAGCGGAGCCAAAGGGGGGCCAGGGGGGCACCTGCCCCTCCATTGACTCCTAAAATTTTCTAACATTAGTAGTCTAAAGTAATTACTTACTGACATGGAGGAAAAAAAGGACTTCTATTTGATTGAAAGTGACTCTGACACAggaaatcaaaaggaaaaaaaggttCTCAAACACCAAACCATGTAAGCTTTTCACCAATTTCACTATTCTTATAAGTAGCTTTTGTCTTGTCCTACATGTTGCAcctatttcactattttttattttttatcattatttacacaattttcactatttatgatatttttcacaacattttatcCTTGAAAGATGCTAGAGAtaccacaaattttactacttatGTCTTACAAATTGCATGTCatcattcacaaaaaaataatttcaaacatttattcattatattttttaagtaacactaatcacatttttactccatcagtttgtaaattttttagtagctatgaattggttatttttgtttatttattttaataatatgaaatatattcatatttgcttacaattgtttatttcttttgttattattgttgattaatattttttagattaatttcacttttaatatcgtcttttaattttgccctCTCTAAACTAAAATCCTGGCTCTGCACTGCTTGGGTGGTTGGGATGTTTGTATCAATGGTGGTGATATGGTGGTGCTAGCAAAATTTTTGCGGGGTTTTCTAGTGGTGGTAAGAAGACAACAGTTATTGGGATTTCTGATGGGTTGGTTCAGAGTGGCTTCATGATTGCagttcaacaaattttttttctaggtgTGATTTTCTTCTAGTTCTGGATTGACTATAGTGGTGTTTCGTGCTTCAAACAGATCATattttgctctgataccaaaaatGATGCAAGACAACCAAAACTattgaacaataaaattaaaagacgGGAAAATAAAGTGATATGATCTAGGAGTCAACACCTAGGCCTAGCTTGGAGTCAAGCACCAAGCAGGAAAACTACTAGGAGTCAGTACCTAGGGCGGAATTGAAGTCAACACCTAGGGTGGAACTGAAGTCAACACCAGACCAAAGAGACCAAAATGccatttttcattcatcaaaatatcaattatcTCCCAAGAGGAGTATAACAgtttgcttataaaggattgttaaaccctagttctaattggcgTAGGAAATCCTAATTGCCTcattacaaaaataacattgcttccaaattaaaatactaatagctaAATAAACTGCTaagacctaaaacataaaaatacaattgacttggaaacataaataatactaaacaaAAATCTTCTTGCATCTCTCGCATTAGTAGTATTGATACTTTTTTCAAAGGTACAAAAAGAGTGAAATTGCTCCAATGTTTTCATCACATCATCCTTTACTATATGCTAGCATGTTTGAAAAAAATACCATTGTAAAACCATTAGGCTAAAGCGCTTTATCGCCACTCATGTCTTTCACGGCTTCCAATACTTCCTCTTCCCCAAAGGGAACCACCAAACCCTCTGCCTTACCCACATCAAGAGCATCAAAATGCATCCCATCTAGCATTGATCCCCACAGGGTAGATTCAAAATAAGGTTTTTCATAAAACTGAACAATACCTGCACATATGGCCTCTTGAGTAGTGGCTATTGTTCCCTCCATAGAAATAGACCCAATCAAATTATTTCTGTGGTGAGAATTTGCCATTTGATGAAAGGATTTAGTGTTTTGATTTCCCTCCCTTACACAACACTCTGGATTTTTGTCTCCAACCAATTTCTTCCATGAGCATAACTTCTCTAGCATCCGATGCCACTATCTCTTGTAAGAGACCTTGCTTGCTGATCCCAACATGCCCAAACACCTCTTTATTCCACAACTTCAAATCTTGTTTCAAAGCCTTTAATTTTTGACACACAACATGACTTGAAGATCCTTGAAAAAAATAGCCCTGCCACCATTGTTTCACTCTCTCCATGAATCCATCAAATTTTAGCCACATGTTCTCAAACTTAAAATAGGATTTACCTTGTAGTAGACTTTGAGCTAAATCGGAAAATGTTCCTCCCAATCTCCAGTGACCAGAAAATGATCTAATCTTGATATGGAAGGAGTTTCCAAAATGTTTGACCATGTAAAATGTCCACCTATCAATGGTAAATCCATTAGGCCATGCTCggaaataaaatcataaaattccCACATTACTAGCACCAGTCACTGAGCCTCCTCCTCTCAACCGCTCACTCTGGAATctgaaaacattaaaatcacCCCAATGCACCATGGTAACCCCCACCAACTATTGATGACTGTAAGTTCATCCCAGAGTACCTTGCAATCACCATCCTGATTCGGCCCTTAAACTCTTGAGAATATACAATCGAAGTTGTCTGCAACACAACGAAATTGACACGATAAAGAAAAAATTCCTTCACAAAATCTaatctttcaagtttcaactacCCGTCGGtcctaaaaaaccaaaatacctcctGAAGCACCTTCTACTTGCACAAAATCCCAATCTACAAATTGATTACCCCATAAACTATAAATTACTGCTCCATTAATGACCCccatttttgtttcttgaagACACCACATCGGCTTTCCACATCCTCAACAAATTTCTAATTTCCAATCTTCTATCCCTATCATTCAATCTCCTCACATTCCATGATAATAGCCTAAGATTCATCAGAACAATTCTTCCCCTCTTGTTATCATAGTTCACTGATGACCTCAAGCTTCATAACTCTCGAAGACCTCTTTGGTTTGACCCATAATTTTTTATGGGTGTTGTCTGTACCCTCCATTTAGCTTCAATGGCCATGAACAAATTAATGGCTTCCTCCTCGAAACCATCAAAAGATAACCCAAAAATCTACTAAAGCCCCTAATTCTCCTCATCATCCAATCAAATGGATTGCGAGAAACACTGACCTCGTCACCTTCCTAGAGCATGTTCAACGGGCTCACATCTAAGGTTGCACTCTCCTCTATAGTCAGAACCATAACCCAGTGTGCCGCATCAATTCACTCTTTAGTGTCGGTGTTGTCATGTATCCCAGCTTGGGTTATGGTCAATCCCATTGGAACTTCTAACATGCATCCCGGCTTGGATCGAAGATGTCTTTTGATCAAACTCTTAATCACACTATCGAGAAAGATGTGAGTAAATATCTTTCATTGCTCCCAGCAAATAAGAATTCAAATCAGAGATGGTGGGGCTAATATTATAAAACATCGATCAGAGAAAAGACACCGACCACAAAGTCAATGCTTCTTGCCCCTTCGTTGTCAGCGTCAAACCAAAGAGACAAACCCCATCAGATATGAGAATGGCTCTACGTTCCGGAATTCGCGAGCATTGTCTTGCTACCACGAGTTTAGGGACAAGGCTCGCTTGACCTGCCTTTGAGCACTCTCCTACTTCATATGTGCTTGGGCCTGATAGAATTGGGCTGAAATAAGGTCCATTTCTTTGGTCATTCGGTGTTGACCCATTGAAAGAGAAGGGATAAATTTTGGGCCCAGACCCATATTTTCACTATTAAgaccatcaattttttttttactaatggTTACTCGTGGaatccatttaaaaatttttgtcacCTTTATTGCAATCCCATGAGACCCACCTCTTTCCTCCCTCAACCACCTCCACCCTCAAGCCATTCCTTATCCAATGCAGCCTTTCCTTATCCAACATGAATTCCGAATATAACACTCCTTCccattatttatttcatttgaatttgaacTAAACTGTAACATGAaccttttttcaatttcttccaGAATTCTCTCCAACTTTAACGTTTTCCATAATGCGCCGACCACTGCCATTCCCACCTCCCACAGCTATCTGACTAGGTTTACCACCAATCTTTTCAACTGGCACCATCTTTATGGGCTTTAGATGGCTGGGTTTCACCGCGTCCTCCTCCCCTAACCGCCTCTTCCCCTTGCCACTGACAATAGGTTGCCATGGCTGCTCCATGCCACTAGTCTTCTCTTGCCCTTTCACCACTTCCGCGAAAGACTGAGAGATTTGAATCTCTGAATTGTGCTTATGCTTCTAGGCAATAGCTTTTTCCTAACATAAACCTACCAAAGCATGTTGATTGGGTTCCAGTAACTTTGTTAATTCAATCCCAAAACCCTTCCAACCACTTTTTTCCTTGCCTTTAGGTATGATGATAGACCTCCTTAACCCACCAACCTTGACTTCAGTCTCAACTAGATATTGCCCAAAATAATTTGAGCTCCATTGAAATGTGTAAGCGGTATCACCTTCCTTGAACATAAAGAATTGTTTGAGGTTAACCCCAACAATGGTAAGTTCAATATTATTCATCAACCACTGGGCAACACTGTGCAACTTTCTTGCCCCATTCAAAAATCCATCCATAAAACAGAAAAACTTTCCCCTTCCTCTACCACCAGTTGGAATAATTTAGATTCAATAAAGAAACTATGAATCCCACCCATACCGGATGCCCAAGAAAATTTGTGGACATTTTTGGCTAactagagaaagagagagagagagaatacctAGAGGCCACATGAAGACCTACAAGAAGACTAACCAAAAAATGAGACCTACAAAACTAAAGCTAAGGATAAAGAATGAATAAAGTAAGGGTATTCAGGGTGGTGGCTACCATTTAGATTGCAGACACATGTTCTGAACTTCAAAGTGACAATGTTTGTATCTAATATTGAATGCTAAATTCTCCAAGGGTTCTTGAAGAATTATTTCACAAATGTATCAGAACAGCAAAATTAATTCCACCCCAAGAGCAAATAAGCCTATCATCTTGGTATTTTTGAGGCACTAGAAAAGGTTAGATGCTGATTAATAATTCCCAGCACGGCAACCATCCTCTCAAAATGGAAGATAAAAGCTTCAGGATTGATGATTGAAGCTGGGGACACAAGCATGGTAAGAAAAATCCATATTAATgaaatctctcaaaaaaatttcatagaaGGGACACTACTAAATTCAATACTGACCAAGAGCCAAAGAGAATATGCTACATTCCtaacaataataaattcaaGTTGTTTGAATTCATCCTCAAAGATGCTTTCATACTCTAATATATTGTTTCTTCCCGTATTGTTTACTTCTTCATTTTTACCATTGGTAAGTACACACGCACCCAATGGGCATtaaacccatgacctcaccctctcCAAAGAACATTGGTTACTTCTGATCAAGTCTTTGACTTTATAGAAATTAGCATCgcatcacacacacacacaagtttGATATGCCTCAACCAAGGAACATGTAACCCATTATCCCTAATGCTAATCCATCAATAACTTAAGAGAGCATTGAAATCTCTCCGTGTGTATATATTCCTTTCATAAGTAAAATTCAAATGGAACTCATCACAATATATAATTATGAGGCACCCATAAATTCCATAATGACCTTGACACAAAAAGGCTATACTTCATTCCTAACAAAAATGACCTCAAGTTGTTTTAAGGTACCCTCAAAGATCCTCTCATATTCTAGTTTACTGTTTTTTTCTGGAGTCCACCACCTCTGAATGAAATCATTAATAGTACAAAAGTCAGCATACATCAAGCGAACTGCAAGACATTATCTGTAATGCTATCCCTTTGTTAGGAATCCAAGGGATTCCAAAACTTAACAAATGAATAGTTGTATTAATATGATCAATTACAGAAATACTAATAAATATGAGGGACTAGAGATGAGAATACTTACTTGTGCAGGAGATCTTGAGAGGAAGGAGTTTCTTCTCTTTGGGCATCTCTATGAGTTTGAAGGTTCTCAAGTTGCTGATCAACGGCTGCAGGAAGTAGATGAGGATGGGTTTGCAAAATTTGCGCCAAAAGCTGTCCAACTGAGGATTCAAATTCAAGAGGAGCAAATCGTGACAAATTATCGCTTGAATCCCCCGAGGCTTTAACAGCAAGGCCTTTTGCTCGACATTTGTGCAGTCCAGTTCCTAGCTTGGGAAAGCAAACCGAAGGACAGCTCTAGAAAAGAATGTACTTTTGTTTGAGATACAAAAACAAGCATCCCAATACATGGATCTGTAAAGAGTAATTATACAATACTCTAGAAGTAAAACAATGCCGTACTCCCTCCTCCTCTCGCACGCACGAATAAAATCATGTTCATAGGGAATTTCACATCAAGTTTGGGACTTTCTCGAAAATGAGCCCCTAATgttatgatttttaataatagGTTTGACTTAActccaatacttttttaactagaagtctccttttattttaaatacacaatgGCAAGTGGTGGTGGGGTTTAATCTCcaccttttatttagttagtgggtaATTTGgcagtttttcattaaaacaaaaagagatttcaattaaaaaactactAGAAGTAAGCAAACCCTTTAATAACAAGGATAGCAATTGTGTGGTAAAGTCTAAAATGTATGAATTTGACTAAAACTGGTGaatcttatcaataaaaaataaaaaataaataaataaactcaacTACATATAAGGATTAAGGAAACTTCCATTTTAAATTCTCAtaccctctaaaaaaaaattaagagatggattttcatccttttgttttcctttggaAACATTGGTTGAGTGACAAAGCATATATGAATTTTCAATTGGCAGGCAATTACATAAGAGTAAGAAGTTttaagtataataaaaaaaaaaaagtaagagaatatagagaaaaaagagagagcaaagCATAAATATGTATAGTATACTTACTTTGGAAGAAAATcgagaagaaaggaagaagtgGTTGGAATCGGAGAGTGCGTGGGACTTGTGATTGATGGGCGACGGAATTGCGACTAAAACATCGCTCACAGCCCCTGTAACCTGCATTATTATTATCTACGCTCGCTctagggctttttttttttttcaccacaaAGTCAGACAGACTCTGTTTTCTAatactctctttttctctttgctttttctttttggtttattttatttttataaatacttTTTGGTGGTTAATAAAACTGTCGgaattttacttttactttccatgaattttttttttttttttttaattttagcgccatgcctaatttttaaaatcgGACGgaacttatcttttttttctttcttctcttttttttatatacttgtTTTAATTCCCCGTTTTTTCAAGTTCCTATCCCGTGGTCCTGGTCTCCTGTACACGGCAAGGGCCTCTTTTTATAGTGTCTGTCATGACCGGGTTTTACTATTTTAGTCATTAACCACCTTTGTCTGGTCTAGgtgtacttgccgaccaccactgGTCCATCTATGTGCCACTCCCCATCAcagacaaaagaaaactattttgtttgtttatctgtCGTGACACCCTTCCTTACTATGGTGTAGGTGTCTTCTCTTTCCCTATcactcatggcatgcacctagtggttccactcagctttacttcttttgggtggtatgtcatcccagcaggacacttcccccaaaagagcccgAGCAGGAACCTTAGAAtaggtttttcctttctccccaccgccaaaccatgccctcttacctctaacccatgacctcaccatGTCCTGTATTGGTTGGGTGCAGGCTGGTGAtgtctgggccttgcgcgtgtcTTTTTTCGatgtatgtccaaaatctgcctgctgctcatgcgttcGCCGTGGTTGGCCTGCACAGTCTGCCATccattttttaactattttctgGTTTCCCTTTCTTTTATAGCTTGCCCCACTTAGGGGCTGGGTCTTGCTTGACGGTGGGCTTTGCTTTTCTTCAACCTACCCTTTTTTTTGCTACCATCTCCTGCCATACTACTCTATCATTCCTGCTGCAAAGTTATTTGCCCCAGtcctgctgggcctctttgggcCTGCCGTTTATTCTTCTCCTAATGGCCCAGTACGACCATTGGTTCTTTTATTACATTACTGGCGGGCTCctgtgtcccatttgttttctcttggGTGTCcctggcccatttgctttccttgagCTTCCTTGGCTcttttcttaactttgcattcccatgggcttttactgaGTTCTTTGGACTTCCCCGGCCTAATTACATTATCCCTCATCCTTGGGGCTCATGAGCTTGCCATCaatcccttactttctttgcttttattACTTTGGGTCTACCGTGGctcattctcacttttccacatcataaACTACCCatggtttgcttttttttttctctttccggactcctttaagcccatttgcctcctcaaggcccatttgtttatctcattggcatgtgatccattattcttgCCGCTTAGGCTTAATGAGTTTTCTATTCATTTACTAACTCTTTTTTGTCCGCGTTGCTGGGCTTCTCCTTTCCACTTGGACTTCCAAAATGGCCATCAATAGatgacatttttgtaaataagtgCAACCATGTGAGACCCCCATTAGTGACTTGTCACATCCTTGCTCAGTACTGTTGAAAGCTTTTCTCTTCTTTGGCTTTAGCTCCTGTTGCACAAACGAAATTAAAACATAGAGTTTAGTAGTCATAAAGAAATAAATCCAGAAAATAGAGAAGtgggaaaaataataaaacaattacaTGTAAGATTGATGACCCATTCTTTGATTTTGGGGTTCTTTTGGGGCATAGTAAGAAGAGAAAATCAGTCACAACAAAGCCCTTAGAactgaaaaggaaagaaaaaaaatgcagaaaCTGGGACTCCTACGATTAAGTGAGAAGAAAAGAAGCTTGGGGTTTGCTGGAGATGGGTTTTGGGGAGGTAGAGGCAAAAGTGCAGATGATGGGGTTTTTCTAGGGAtttggtgtgtgtgtgagatAAGGAAgacaaaaacaatttattttgggtgagaggagagagaaggtCACATGCGGGAGGGAGCAGTGACTGTTCTGAACTGTGCAGGTTGTGAGCTCcacaaaaaaagtgataaagtTGAGTTATGAGAATGAGAAACTAGGAATGGCAACAAGTCAAGTTCGGGACGAGTTTCTTTATGCCCGAACCTGCCCCGTGGGCCTGCCCTCGTTACCCGAGCCTACCCCGCGGGCCTGCcctgtttaataaacgggtGTTTTTTAGACCCCCAAACCTGCAGGCCCCGTCCCATCATGCTCgacccaaaatcacaaacacaagcacaaaaatttcagatttaagattttccctttcaaaatcacacacataaacacaaatcctaacacaaacacaaacacaaaaatttcaaatttatgattttccttttcaaaatcataaacacaaatcataacacaaacacataaatcacaaaaagaaaaaagggaagaacaATATCATCGAGAAATAGGAATGGCAacgaacccaaaaaaaaaaattggtggagAACTAATCCAAATCATTAAGAATGAGTTACGGTGAGTTGGTGATAGAGGGGGAGTTGGCGTCGATAGCAAGGTGAAGGCGTAGGGAGGAGGAAGAGTGGCAGCGATTGAAAGGGGTGGCAGTGAGGCCGTGAGTGTGGCTATGTGGGTCAGTGAGAGTGACGGCTTGAGGAGTTGAGGGGGGTGGCAGTGAGGCTGTGGTTGTGTGGGTAAGAGTGACTGGAGATTAAGAGAGGGTGGGTGGCGGCTCAGATGAGATTGAGTGAATGAGATAGGATTAGGGTTTTCTgaataagtatatatatatatatattaggcttttttggtaattttagtttAATGGGTCGGGTCCAGGTTTGGGTTCGGGGGCGGGTATCactaaaacccaaacccacttcgggttttattttaaaaacccaGACCCAACCCTTCTGTTTCGTGGATTGGGTAAAACCCAACCCATTAGGGTTAGGTTGGGTAACAATTGTCAGGCCTATGAAAAACACAGTTTTGAGTTATGAACCAAACAAGAAGTTttcagttttgggtttttgataagATAGAGTTTTGAGATATGAGTGATAAGTTTGAGTGATGAGTTTTGAGTTatgaattttgagttttaagaaAGCCTCAAACCAAACATGCTCTAGCTTCTAAATACAAAGACAAGAATCCCTATCTTTCTACAATGATCCAACACTTAAATAATCTTCATATGACACTGTATGGTGATAAACTTGGCTTTGATTAGGATTGTTGTGCATCACTTCTCTTTACAACAATACGGTGCCCTTCTCAAGTTCGTTCTCACCACTCATCATCAATAGTGATGCTATTCTTCAATTTAGAATCGTTCTAAGAGAGCGTTTGGATTTAGCTGAAAAAaactgcgtttgcgttttgtttttttttttttttttttttttttttttttttttttcacgcgttttggagcgttttgggtgttgcggctactgttcatgcactgttcaatgaacagtagctgcaaactttgacttttcaaatttttttggaccaatcacagcacatcgtgtactgttcacggacctacaaatttcacttttcagcaactttttcattaaaaatgggtcccacgatactattcacacatttaaaaattatttcgctacagtgtttttcagttttcagtttcagttttcagttttcagctgtatccaaacggaccctaattttattttttttactactttgaTTGTCGCTttgatatgataataataaattatataattggGATCACATTGGtggaaataagaaaataaagcaaCTAGATTAGGGGTTAA
The sequence above is drawn from the Quercus lobata isolate SW786 chromosome 12, ValleyOak3.0 Primary Assembly, whole genome shotgun sequence genome and encodes:
- the LOC115971589 gene encoding UV-B-induced protein At3g17800, chloroplastic, which gives rise to MQVTGAVSDVLVAIPSPINHKSHALSDSNHFFLSSRFSSKSCPSVCFPKLGTGLHKCRAKGLAVKASGDSSDNLSRFAPLEFESSVGQLLAQILQTHPHLLPAAVDQQLENLQTHRDAQREETPSSQDLLHKRIAEVREKERRKALEEIIYCLIIQKFMDKDILMIPKISETSESIALLDSWPNQEHKLESVHSPEAFEMIQSHLSLVLGERLVGPLDTVVQMSKIKLGKLYAASIMYGYFLKRVDERFQLERTVNTLTDGLSKDQVSFDDPVPTKQLWDPDSLIRVFTDDGGESDGGNFMNTGEGKSYQLRSYVMYLDAETLQRYATIRSKEAISLIEKQTQALFGRPDIRIAEDGSIDTSNDEVLAITFTGLTMLVLEAVAFGSFLWVAESYVESKYHFVKS